One part of the Glycine max cultivar Williams 82 chromosome 14, Glycine_max_v4.0, whole genome shotgun sequence genome encodes these proteins:
- the LOC100791875 gene encoding amino acid permease 8: protein MTETKLPAEDKLLRVFIGLGNIALACTYATVIYDIMDTLKSHPSENKQMKRANVLGVTAMAILFLLCSGLGYAAFGDNTPGNILTGFTEPFWLVALGNGFIVIHMIGAYQVMGQPFFRIVEIGTNIAWPNSDFINKEYPFIDGSKKTTKGKGGKRFWKSIVVGFKPPREAIKESNFLSISHLPPHVILNNHSLL, encoded by the exons ATGACCGAAACCAAACTACCTGCAGAGGATAAACTTCTGAGGGTTTTCATTGGATTGGGAAACATAGCTCTTGCATGCACTTACGCTACTGTTATTTATGATATAATG GACACATTAAAGTCCCATCCAtcagaaaataaacaaatgaaaagggCTAACGTGCTAGGGGTCACAGCAATGGCAATATTGTTCTTGCTATGCAGTGGCCTTGGCTATGCTGCTTTTGGTGATAACACACCTGGGAACATCTTGACTGGATTTACCGAACCCTTCTGGTTGGTTGCACTGGGGAACGGATTCATCGTAATCCACATGATTGGAGCATATCAG GTGATGGGTCAACCATTCTTTCGTATAGTTGAAATAGGTACTAACATCGCCTGGCCAAATTCAGATTTCATTAACAAGGAATATCCATTCATTGATGG GTCGAAGAAAACTACGAAAGGAAAAGGGGGGAAGCGATTTTGGAAGTCCATTGTGGTTGGCTTTAAGCCTCCCAGGGAAGCCATCAAAG AATCTAATTTTCTCTCCATCTCCCACCTTCCACCTcatgttattttgaataaccATTCCCTATTGTGA